The following coding sequences lie in one Nitrospirota bacterium genomic window:
- a CDS encoding prepilin-type N-terminal cleavage/methylation domain-containing protein gives MTKAHFKQAGFTLVELAIVLVIIGVIIGAVLKGQDLIANARSKKFVNAGKAWEISQWTYMDRKGRFAGDTDKDGKIGDGNVKTDITGASFINPPYEGGGTPVNTITMGPYAFKIFFGTDAGSDAGKNLIIICSDATCTDFTSEQLIYIEAFDVAIDGTSDGTDGQVVGGTAAPGTITDTEWEAFYAATPTPTAWSTTINALVYYFDAKR, from the coding sequence ATGACAAAAGCGCATTTTAAGCAAGCGGGTTTTACGCTTGTGGAGCTGGCAATTGTCCTTGTGATTATTGGCGTTATCATAGGTGCTGTGCTTAAAGGACAGGACTTGATAGCAAACGCAAGGTCAAAAAAGTTTGTAAATGCTGGGAAAGCCTGGGAAATTTCACAATGGACTTATATGGATAGGAAAGGCAGGTTTGCAGGCGACACTGATAAGGATGGGAAAATAGGCGATGGCAATGTTAAGACAGATATAACTGGCGCTTCTTTTATAAACCCGCCATATGAAGGCGGCGGCACACCAGTAAACACTATAACAATGGGTCCTTACGCATTTAAGATCTTTTTCGGAACTGATGCAGGCTCTGATGCAGGCAAAAACCTAATAATTATCTGCAGTGATGCTACATGCACTGATTTTACCAGCGAACAATTAATATATATTGAAGCGTTTGACGTTGCCATTGATGGTACTTCCGATGGAACAGATGGGCAGGTAGTTGGGGGTACTGCTGCACCAGGCACAATTACTGATACGGAATGGGAAGCGTTTTATGCAGCTACACCTACTCCTACAGCATGGAGCACCACTATAAATGCTCTCGTTTACTACTTTGACGCAAAACGGTAA
- a CDS encoding UDP-glucose/GDP-mannose dehydrogenase family protein, whose product MHICVIGTGYVGLITGACFAEFGMDVTCVDKDLKKIKSLKKGIVPFYEPGLEELLQRNIKANRIHFSTSIAETIEHSLVIFIAVGTPPRGDGSADMRHVEEVAKEIAEHMKSYKVVVTKSTVPVGTGEKLRKIISKNLREHIDFDIVSNPEFLREGAGIEDFMRPNRVVIGASSAQAIAIMKDLYRPLYLIETPVVITDVKTAELIKYASNAFLATKISFINELSNLCESVGADVQVVAKAMGLDRRIGPKFLHAGPGYGGSCFPKDTLALLQIAKENNVCLDLVKAVTIVNENQKEKMAKKIKNTIGILKGKTICLLGLSFKPNTNDIREAPSLFIINRLLKEGAKIRAYDPAAMPDTMEIFPKLTYCKDSYDAVKGADAVIIATEWNQFRNLDIGRIKTLVSGNYFFDLRNIYEPAKVRKAGFIYYSVGRP is encoded by the coding sequence ATGCACATTTGCGTTATCGGAACCGGATATGTAGGGCTTATCACCGGCGCCTGCTTTGCAGAGTTTGGTATGGATGTCACCTGCGTGGACAAGGACTTAAAAAAGATAAAATCTCTTAAAAAAGGTATAGTGCCTTTTTATGAACCGGGGCTTGAGGAACTTCTTCAGAGAAACATCAAGGCAAACCGCATACATTTTTCAACAAGCATTGCTGAGACTATTGAGCACTCGCTTGTAATATTTATTGCAGTGGGCACGCCCCCGCGCGGGGACGGCTCCGCAGATATGCGGCATGTTGAAGAGGTTGCAAAAGAAATTGCCGAACACATGAAAAGCTATAAAGTGGTTGTGACAAAAAGCACGGTTCCCGTAGGCACAGGAGAAAAACTCAGGAAGATTATTTCAAAAAACTTAAGGGAGCATATTGATTTTGATATAGTTTCAAACCCTGAATTTCTGAGAGAAGGCGCAGGGATTGAGGATTTCATGCGGCCCAATAGGGTTGTCATCGGGGCCTCCAGCGCTCAGGCAATAGCCATAATGAAAGACCTTTACAGACCGCTGTACCTGATTGAAACGCCGGTTGTCATTACGGATGTTAAAACTGCAGAGCTTATAAAATACGCATCAAATGCATTCCTTGCAACCAAGATTTCCTTTATAAATGAACTTTCAAATCTGTGCGAGTCAGTCGGCGCAGACGTTCAGGTGGTTGCAAAGGCCATGGGGCTTGACCGCAGGATAGGCCCAAAATTTCTGCACGCAGGTCCGGGATACGGGGGTTCGTGTTTCCCCAAAGACACGCTTGCACTCCTTCAGATAGCAAAAGAAAACAATGTCTGCCTGGACCTTGTAAAGGCAGTAACTATTGTCAACGAAAACCAGAAAGAAAAAATGGCAAAAAAGATTAAAAATACCATTGGTATTTTAAAGGGAAAGACCATATGCCTTTTGGGGCTTTCCTTTAAGCCGAATACTAATGACATCAGAGAGGCTCCGTCGCTTTTTATTATAAACAGGCTGCTTAAGGAAGGCGCAAAGATAAGGGCGTATGACCCTGCCGCAATGCCGGATACAATGGAAATATTTCCTAAACTTACCTATTGCAAAGACTCTTATGATGCGGTAAAGGGCGCAGATGCCGTTATCATAGCCACCGAATGGAATCAATTCAGAAACCTGGACATCGGCAGGATAAAAACCCTTGTTAGTGGGAACTATTTCTTTGACCTGAGAAATATTTATGAACCTGCCAAAGTAAGAAAGGCAGGGTTTATCTATTACTCCGTGGGAAGACCGTAA
- a CDS encoding glycosyltransferase family 2 protein has protein sequence MLSVAIITFNEEENIKDCLESVRWADEIVVVDSGSADRTQEICRQYTDKVFTLEWTGFADTKQKAVNLTTHPWVFVLDADERVTPALKEEISSIVQTLPYPSPLTLPGTSLDDTRESVDGYYVPRKNYFAKKWIKHGGWRPDYTLRLFRKGKGSFEPREVHEAVKISGGTGYLKNPLVHYTYKDIADYLKRMERYSTLAAQELFKKGRRANILDIIFRPPVTFIRMFFLQLGILDGIYGIILACLYSRYTFNKYFKLMKMQSTDY, from the coding sequence ATGCTTTCAGTCGCCATAATTACATTTAACGAAGAGGAAAACATCAAAGACTGCCTTGAAAGCGTCAGGTGGGCGGATGAGATTGTTGTCGTTGATTCGGGAAGCGCGGACAGGACGCAGGAGATATGCAGGCAGTACACAGATAAAGTATTTACTTTAGAATGGACCGGCTTTGCGGATACAAAGCAAAAAGCCGTTAACCTTACAACGCATCCGTGGGTCTTTGTGCTGGATGCGGATGAGCGGGTGACTCCAGCTTTAAAAGAAGAGATTAGTAGTATTGTACAGACTTTACCTTACCCCTCACCTCTCACCCTTCCCGGCACTTCCTTAGATGATACAAGGGAAAGTGTGGACGGTTACTATGTGCCGCGGAAGAACTACTTCGCAAAAAAATGGATTAAGCACGGCGGCTGGCGGCCTGATTATACCTTGAGGCTTTTTAGAAAAGGAAAAGGCTCGTTTGAACCTCGCGAGGTGCATGAGGCAGTGAAAATCAGCGGCGGCACGGGATATTTGAAAAATCCTCTGGTGCATTATACCTACAAAGATATTGCCGATTATTTAAAGAGGATGGAGAGGTATTCAACGCTTGCCGCACAAGAGCTTTTTAAAAAGGGCAGAAGGGCAAATATCCTTGATATCATCTTCCGTCCGCCTGTAACATTTATCAGGATGTTTTTTCTGCAGTTAGGCATACTTGACGGCATTTATGGCATAATATTAGCCTGTCTTTATTCGCGTTATACGTTTAATAAGTATTTTAAGCTGATGAAAATGCAAAGTACTGACTACTAA
- a CDS encoding DUF3108 domain-containing protein: MREHRTKNPEHRFKNTKNISYCLYSVFCVLCSMVFALCSAFFPLKADAAPLVPEKLIYTIHWSGIKAGNAYLETNNSAEGITITSRAESADFISVFYRVEDIAQSTLYPGVSGYPKNYKINLTEGRHRRERETHFENKQGSKSQKVIYQNKVDNEMLAFNLEKQAFDPLSAFYEIRKRPLQVGRSEYLDIFDNKKLWNVEVQVLKRERITVPAGEFNTIVIKPLLQSEGIFMRKGEILIWLTDDDRKVPVMVKSKIKIGSIIVKLTEGKY, translated from the coding sequence TTGAGAGAACACAGAACCAAGAATCCAGAGCACAGATTTAAAAATACAAAAAATATTTCCTATTGTCTGTATTCTGTGTTCTGTGTTCTGTGCTCTATGGTCTTTGCTCTGTGCTCCGCGTTCTTTCCTCTAAAGGCAGATGCTGCCCCGTTAGTCCCCGAGAAGCTCATTTACACTATACACTGGTCAGGGATTAAGGCAGGCAATGCATATCTTGAAACCAACAATAGCGCTGAAGGCATTACGATTACATCACGGGCAGAGTCCGCAGATTTTATATCGGTGTTTTACCGTGTTGAAGACATTGCGCAAAGCACTCTTTATCCCGGCGTTTCCGGATACCCGAAAAATTATAAAATAAACCTTACGGAAGGGCGGCACAGAAGGGAGCGGGAAACACACTTTGAAAATAAACAGGGGAGCAAATCACAGAAAGTCATTTATCAGAATAAGGTTGATAATGAAATGCTGGCGTTCAATCTGGAAAAGCAGGCATTTGACCCCTTATCTGCGTTTTATGAGATAAGAAAGAGACCGCTTCAGGTAGGCCGCTCTGAGTATCTTGACATCTTTGACAATAAAAAACTCTGGAATGTTGAGGTACAGGTTTTAAAGAGGGAGCGGATAACTGTCCCTGCAGGCGAATTTAATACTATTGTCATTAAACCCCTGCTTCAGTCCGAGGGTATTTTTATGAGAAAGGGAGAAATACTCATCTGGCTTACTGATGATGACAGGAAAGTCCCTGTCATGGTAAAAAGCAAGATTAAGATAGGCAGTATTATTGTAAAACTTACGGAAGGGAAGTATTAG
- the waaF gene encoding lipopolysaccharide heptosyltransferase II — protein sequence MNILIIKPSSLGDIIHALPFLKVLKNAFPDAHVEWIISKNNEGILAGNPLIDELIVFDKDSWQQNISLKNFSNAIHEINALRKTLRSKHFDMAVDLQGLLRSGLITFFARARLKIGFENAREGSRFFYNKKVGVELSIHAVDKNLEVAKAIQKAQNTEHRAQSTEKIEFPLYIDNEARERVKKLLGGIKEKEYIVIAPSARWQTKMWPAENFGLLISKLSAPCIITGSSADINIAEKITAASGGKGINLCGKTGLKELSALISGAKALVSNDSGPMHIGAALGIPIIALFGPTDPEKTGPYGWKGNRNLKVLRASVPCSPCFKKKCKEPLCMSKLSVEMVFEEIRKYF from the coding sequence GTGAACATCCTGATCATAAAGCCAAGCTCTTTAGGCGATATCATACACGCCCTGCCGTTTTTAAAAGTCCTTAAAAACGCTTTTCCTGACGCACACGTTGAATGGATAATCAGCAAAAATAACGAAGGAATCCTTGCCGGGAATCCATTGATTGATGAGTTAATCGTCTTTGACAAGGATTCATGGCAGCAGAACATTTCATTAAAAAATTTTTCAAATGCCATTCATGAGATAAATGCCCTCAGAAAAACACTAAGGTCAAAACATTTTGATATGGCAGTTGATTTGCAGGGGCTTTTAAGAAGCGGGCTTATAACATTTTTTGCCCGGGCTCGGTTAAAAATCGGCTTTGAAAATGCGCGGGAGGGAAGCCGGTTTTTTTACAACAAAAAGGTCGGGGTTGAGCTGAGCATTCATGCCGTGGATAAGAATCTTGAGGTTGCAAAGGCAATACAGAAAGCACAGAACACAGAGCACAGAGCACAGAGCACAGAAAAGATTGAGTTTCCGCTTTACATTGATAATGAGGCAAGAGAGAGAGTAAAAAAACTTTTGGGCGGCATCAAAGAAAAAGAATATATAGTCATTGCGCCGTCTGCCCGATGGCAGACAAAGATGTGGCCTGCTGAGAATTTCGGTTTGCTTATATCAAAACTTTCTGCACCGTGCATTATTACGGGCAGCAGCGCAGACATAAATATTGCCGAAAAGATAACGGCTGCCTCCGGCGGCAAGGGAATTAATCTCTGCGGTAAAACAGGTCTGAAAGAACTATCCGCCCTTATTTCCGGCGCAAAGGCATTGGTCAGCAATGATTCGGGCCCCATGCATATAGGGGCGGCATTGGGAATACCTATAATTGCGCTGTTTGGCCCGACAGACCCTGAGAAGACCGGGCCCTACGGCTGGAAGGGGAATAGAAATCTGAAGGTGTTGAGGGCGTCTGTTCCGTGCAGTCCGTGTTTTAAAAAAAAATGCAAAGAGCCTCTTTGCATGAGTAAACTAAGCGTAGAAATGGTATTTGAGGAAATAAGGAAATACTTTTGA
- a CDS encoding sigma-54-dependent Fis family transcriptional regulator, whose product MQKILIVEDKDSMAQMLKETLETEGFEAVIAKDGAEGIKRIKDTSLNAVITDLKLPKKDGIEVLKASREENPLIPVIVMTAFGSVETAVNAMKLGAYDFLTKPLDTDYLILLIKRALENQRLVTENLLLRDEFSARLSVPKIIGKSRVMLDAAGSIQKVAPAKTTVLLLGESGTGKELFARAIHTLSPRKEHPFVPINCAAIPRELLESELFGHEKGSFTGAAEKKLGKFELANNGTVFLDEIGEMDISLQSKVLRTLQEGEIERVGGTKPIKVDVRIIAASNKNLEDAVAQKTFREDLYYRLNVFPITIPPLRERRDDTPLLAKYFVSKYSKEMKIKEKTIAPGAMDVLIDYRWKGNVRELENIIERALILSDGSEIKPEHLRLLPESAEISEIPLDGTLEDAAKAALRISESKRIRKALKDTNNNKSKAAELLDVSYKTLLTKIKEYGIEP is encoded by the coding sequence ATGCAAAAAATTCTGATAGTAGAAGACAAGGACTCAATGGCCCAGATGCTTAAGGAAACCCTTGAAACAGAGGGTTTTGAGGCTGTAATTGCAAAAGACGGCGCCGAGGGGATAAAGAGAATCAAAGATACTTCGTTAAATGCCGTTATCACTGATTTGAAGCTTCCAAAGAAAGACGGCATTGAGGTCCTCAAGGCGTCAAGGGAGGAAAACCCCTTGATTCCCGTAATTGTCATGACCGCCTTCGGCTCTGTTGAAACTGCCGTTAATGCCATGAAGCTCGGCGCCTATGATTTTCTGACAAAGCCCCTTGATACCGATTATCTCATTCTTCTTATAAAAAGGGCTCTTGAAAATCAGAGGCTGGTCACGGAGAATTTACTGCTCAGGGACGAATTCTCAGCCCGCCTCAGCGTCCCGAAGATAATAGGCAAAAGCCGGGTGATGCTTGACGCGGCTGGCAGCATACAGAAAGTTGCGCCGGCAAAAACAACAGTGCTTCTGCTCGGTGAATCAGGCACAGGCAAAGAGCTTTTTGCAAGGGCGATTCATACACTCAGTCCGAGAAAGGAACATCCTTTTGTGCCGATTAACTGTGCGGCCATACCGAGGGAGCTCCTTGAGTCAGAACTTTTCGGACATGAAAAAGGCTCATTTACAGGCGCAGCGGAAAAAAAGTTAGGCAAGTTTGAACTTGCAAATAACGGAACTGTGTTCCTTGATGAGATCGGCGAGATGGACATTTCTTTACAGTCAAAGGTTCTGCGGACCTTGCAGGAAGGAGAAATTGAAAGGGTCGGCGGCACAAAACCGATTAAGGTTGATGTGAGGATAATTGCCGCAAGCAACAAAAACCTTGAAGACGCCGTTGCGCAAAAAACATTCAGGGAAGACCTATATTACAGGCTTAATGTGTTTCCCATAACAATTCCTCCGCTAAGGGAACGCCGGGATGATACCCCGCTGCTTGCAAAATATTTTGTGTCCAAATATTCAAAAGAAATGAAGATAAAAGAAAAAACTATTGCGCCCGGGGCCATGGATGTGCTTATAGACTACCGGTGGAAGGGCAATGTAAGGGAGCTTGAAAATATCATAGAGAGAGCGCTGATACTCAGTGACGGCAGTGAAATAAAACCGGAGCATTTAAGGCTCCTGCCTGAAAGTGCGGAGATTTCTGAAATCCCTTTGGACGGCACGCTTGAAGATGCTGCAAAGGCGGCGCTCAGGATTTCAGAATCAAAGAGAATCCGAAAGGCATTGAAGGATACGAATAACAACAAAAGCAAGGCCGCTGAATTGCTTGATGTCAGCTATAAGACCCTGCTCACGAAGATTAAAGAATACGGGATAGAGCCGTGA
- a CDS encoding putative toxin-antitoxin system toxin component, PIN family has translation MKVVLDTNVYISAMLFAGKCEEILKLVSQGLFDIVVSKEILSKIRSVLREKFHWMDKQAAEAIRYIRGIAIIVNPEITLSIVNEDPADNKIIECAVASNASYIITGDRNHLLPIKEYEGVKILSPAEFLRL, from the coding sequence TTGAAGGTTGTCCTTGATACAAATGTATACATCTCTGCTATGCTCTTTGCCGGCAAGTGCGAGGAGATATTAAAGCTTGTAAGCCAGGGGCTTTTTGACATAGTTGTTTCAAAGGAGATTTTAAGCAAGATAAGGTCTGTCCTGCGGGAAAAATTTCACTGGATGGATAAACAGGCTGCCGAGGCAATAAGGTATATCAGAGGGATTGCAATTATTGTAAATCCCGAGATTACGCTTTCCATAGTGAATGAAGACCCGGCCGATAATAAAATCATTGAATGCGCAGTTGCCTCAAACGCCTCTTATATTATTACAGGTGACAGGAATCATTTGCTGCCTATCAAGGAATATGAAGGTGTAAAAATATTAAGCCCGGCAGAGTTTTTAAGATTGTGA
- a CDS encoding ribbon-helix-helix protein, CopG family, whose amino-acid sequence MRTTKVMTLSIPPEMLKEVDKLTKEEKRTKSELFREALRKYINDKRWQQIRQWGMKTAQGSGLSTEEDVDKLIHAYRRKSN is encoded by the coding sequence ATGCGAACCACAAAAGTCATGACTTTATCCATACCGCCGGAAATGTTAAAAGAGGTGGACAAACTCACCAAAGAAGAAAAACGCACGAAGAGTGAACTTTTCAGGGAGGCTTTACGGAAATATATCAATGACAAACGTTGGCAGCAGATACGGCAGTGGGGCATGAAAACAGCACAGGGGTCAGGCCTTTCTACGGAGGAAGATGTTGACAAGCTAATCCACGCCTACCGCAGGAAATCAAATTGA
- a CDS encoding cobyrinate a,c-diamide synthase: MSKFFIPRVVISALRGSSGKTILSLSLAALFRRQGLKVTPFKKGPDYIDAGWLAKAAGGPCFNLDLFMMPRQKVLQSFLSHTADTDIAVIEGNRGLYDGVDSEGTYSTAGLAKLLNAPVILIIDCTKATSTVSAIVLGCQKLDPLVNVRGVVLNNIANKRQELLIRKAISRNCRIPVLGAIPKLKEEPFPERHMGLVPFQEHSAVKKSISRLAEIGSKYLDLNAIWKIAKSAKPIKTGFKGSRVQGFKGWGLGISEGNKANPQTLTPKPYLRIGIIRDSAFQFYYPENFEELERRGVKLIEISAIKEKKLLDIDALYIGGGFPETHAIALAGNTAFKKSLCSAVENGLPVYAECGGLMYLGKSIIMGNKTYPMAGVLPVVFGMEKKPQAHGYTIIEVKKENPFFPKGCSLKGHEFHYSKVLELNGAKASMVFRMRRGHGIKDGKDGLCYKNVLATYTHLHALGSKEWVDGFIECAAKFRITHRR; this comes from the coding sequence ATGTCTAAATTTTTTATTCCGAGGGTAGTCATTTCCGCCCTTCGCGGAAGCAGCGGGAAGACCATCTTGTCATTGAGCCTTGCCGCATTGTTTCGCAGGCAGGGTTTAAAAGTAACTCCGTTTAAAAAGGGCCCTGATTATATAGATGCCGGCTGGCTGGCGAAAGCGGCCGGCGGGCCTTGCTTCAATCTGGACCTTTTCATGATGCCCCGGCAAAAGGTCCTCCAGTCTTTTTTATCCCACACAGCAGATACCGATATTGCAGTCATTGAAGGCAACAGGGGGCTTTATGACGGCGTTGACTCTGAAGGCACTTACAGCACTGCCGGATTAGCCAAGCTGCTGAATGCTCCGGTGATACTTATAATTGACTGCACAAAGGCGACAAGCACTGTCTCAGCCATAGTCTTAGGATGTCAGAAATTAGATCCGCTGGTTAATGTCAGGGGAGTTGTCCTGAATAATATCGCCAACAAACGGCAGGAATTACTGATACGAAAGGCAATAAGCAGAAATTGCAGGATACCTGTGCTTGGAGCCATACCGAAACTGAAGGAAGAGCCGTTTCCTGAGAGGCATATGGGGCTGGTTCCTTTTCAGGAACACTCAGCAGTTAAGAAATCCATTTCAAGGCTTGCGGAAATAGGCTCAAAATATCTTGACCTGAACGCGATATGGAAAATTGCAAAAAGTGCAAAACCGATAAAGACCGGATTCAAGGGTTCAAGGGTTCAAGGGTTCAAGGGATGGGGATTAGGGATTAGCGAAGGAAATAAAGCCAATCCCCAAACACTAACCCCTAAGCCCTATCTAAGAATCGGCATCATCCGCGATTCTGCCTTTCAGTTTTACTATCCTGAGAACTTTGAAGAGCTTGAAAGACGCGGGGTAAAGCTGATAGAAATCAGCGCCATTAAAGAGAAAAAACTTCTTGATATTGATGCGCTTTACATAGGCGGCGGCTTTCCTGAGACTCATGCAATAGCCCTTGCAGGGAATACTGCATTTAAAAAATCCCTTTGCAGTGCAGTTGAAAACGGGCTTCCTGTGTATGCTGAATGCGGCGGGCTGATGTATTTAGGAAAGAGTATTATCATGGGTAATAAGACTTATCCAATGGCTGGGGTTTTGCCCGTAGTTTTCGGCATGGAGAAGAAGCCGCAGGCACATGGCTATACAATTATAGAGGTCAAAAAAGAGAATCCGTTTTTTCCCAAAGGCTGTAGTCTTAAAGGGCATGAGTTTCATTATTCAAAGGTCCTTGAACTAAACGGCGCTAAAGCATCAATGGTGTTCCGCATGAGGCGCGGGCACGGAATTAAAGACGGCAAAGACGGACTTTGCTATAAAAATGTCCTTGCTACTTACACTCACCTTCATGCATTAGGATCAAAGGAATGGGTGGACGGATTTATTGAATGCGCTGCAAAGTTTAGAATCACCCACCGCCGTTAA
- the dsrB gene encoding dissimilatory-type sulfite reductase subunit beta, producing the protein MSLPQRKTDIGPPHYEQFLPPVIKKNLGKWKYHEVLNPGLMVHVAEGGDKIWTVRVASPRILSTDTIREISDIADKFCGGYLRFTSRNNVEFLISDEKNVEPIQKELKAKGYTIGGIGPRISNVVHTQGWVHCHSACTDASGLVKAMMDELYEYFTTKELPNKVRLAVACCVNMCGAVHCSDIALVALHTKVPPIDHERVGKICEIPTVIASCPTRAISPDPAKKSVKINEEKCMYCGNCFTVCPAIDIHNPESDGVAIVVGGKIGSLRSAPKFSKLAIPFFYNEPPRWPKIIAAVKNILETYAKHARKHERVGEWIDRIGWEKFFKLTGIEFTFQHIDDFTFMRETMRSTPAFKW; encoded by the coding sequence ATGTCATTGCCACAGAGAAAAACAGATATAGGACCGCCTCATTATGAGCAGTTTTTGCCGCCGGTAATCAAAAAGAATCTCGGCAAGTGGAAATATCATGAGGTATTAAATCCCGGCTTGATGGTTCATGTTGCGGAAGGCGGGGATAAGATATGGACCGTAAGGGTTGCCTCGCCGAGGATTTTAAGCACGGACACCATACGCGAAATAAGCGATATTGCCGATAAATTTTGCGGTGGTTATCTCCGCTTTACATCAAGGAACAATGTTGAGTTTCTGATATCAGATGAGAAGAATGTTGAGCCCATACAAAAGGAATTAAAAGCCAAGGGCTATACAATCGGAGGCATCGGCCCGAGAATAAGCAATGTTGTCCATACTCAGGGATGGGTGCACTGCCACAGCGCATGCACAGACGCCTCAGGACTGGTTAAGGCAATGATGGATGAACTTTACGAATATTTCACGACAAAAGAGCTTCCAAACAAAGTCAGGCTTGCGGTTGCATGCTGCGTCAATATGTGCGGCGCCGTCCACTGCTCTGACATTGCATTGGTTGCGCTTCACACCAAGGTTCCGCCGATTGACCATGAGAGAGTAGGCAAGATTTGTGAAATACCAACGGTCATAGCCTCCTGTCCGACAAGGGCCATAAGCCCAGACCCGGCAAAAAAGAGCGTGAAGATTAATGAGGAAAAGTGCATGTACTGCGGAAACTGCTTCACAGTCTGTCCGGCAATTGACATTCACAACCCGGAAAGCGACGGCGTTGCAATAGTTGTCGGCGGGAAAATCGGCAGTTTAAGGAGCGCCCCTAAATTCTCCAAGCTTGCCATTCCGTTCTTCTACAACGAGCCGCCGAGATGGCCGAAGATTATTGCGGCAGTAAAGAACATCCTTGAGACCTATGCAAAGCATGCAAGGAAGCATGAAAGGGTCGGAGAATGGATTGACAGAATCGGCTGGGAAAAGTTTTTTAAGCTCACGGGCATTGAATTCACATTCCAGCATATTGACGACTTCACATTCATGAGAGAAACGATGAGAAGCACACCGGCGTTTAAGTGGTAA
- the dsrA gene encoding dissimilatory-type sulfite reductase subunit alpha, which yields MSKKKHETPLLDELKKGPWPSFVKEIEKAAVRSETANDTLGQVEKSYRTRRGYWKHGGIVGVLGYGGGVIGRYSSLPEEFPGVKFFHTVRINQPSGWFYTTKALREICDIWDKYGSGLTNIHGSTGDLVLLGTDTESLEAIFAEYSSRGWDLGGSGSAMRTPSCCIGPARCEWANINSLEINYQLTQEFQDELHRPAFPYKFKIKTSGCAVDCVAAIARADLSIIGTWKGKIQIDQAEVQNYAKKGMNINAEIVNMCPTQCISYDGKEMKIDDAECSRCMHCIAKMTKALRPSGERGATLLMGSKAPIVVGSLLSWVIVPFIKLEPPYKELKELIRKMIEWWDENSKPRERIGEVIEIKGMRSFLEAIGVPPSPAQVKWPRKDPFIFFKDEDFEKVYKKGKY from the coding sequence ATGAGCAAGAAAAAACATGAGACCCCATTGTTGGACGAACTGAAAAAAGGGCCCTGGCCAAGCTTTGTAAAGGAGATTGAAAAGGCGGCGGTAAGAAGCGAAACTGCCAATGACACACTCGGGCAGGTGGAAAAATCCTACAGGACCAGGCGCGGATACTGGAAGCACGGCGGTATCGTCGGCGTTTTAGGTTATGGAGGCGGAGTTATCGGAAGATACTCTTCTCTGCCTGAGGAGTTTCCGGGCGTAAAATTCTTTCATACAGTCAGAATAAATCAGCCGAGCGGTTGGTTCTATACGACAAAGGCATTAAGGGAAATATGCGACATATGGGATAAATACGGAAGCGGTCTTACAAACATTCACGGCTCAACAGGCGATTTAGTGCTTTTAGGCACTGACACCGAGAGCCTTGAGGCAATATTTGCCGAGTATTCATCGCGCGGATGGGACTTAGGCGGCTCAGGCTCTGCAATGAGGACGCCGAGCTGCTGTATAGGACCTGCGCGTTGCGAATGGGCGAACATAAACTCCCTTGAAATCAACTACCAGCTTACACAGGAATTTCAGGACGAGCTTCACAGGCCGGCGTTCCCGTATAAATTTAAGATAAAGACTTCAGGCTGCGCAGTTGATTGTGTCGCAGCTATTGCACGCGCCGACCTGTCCATCATAGGCACATGGAAAGGCAAGATACAAATTGACCAGGCAGAGGTGCAGAATTATGCCAAAAAAGGCATGAACATCAATGCAGAGATTGTAAATATGTGTCCTACTCAGTGCATTTCTTACGACGGCAAGGAAATGAAGATTGACGATGCGGAATGCTCCAGATGCATGCACTGCATTGCCAAGATGACAAAGGCTCTCAGGCCGAGCGGTGAGAGGGGCGCAACCCTTCTGATGGGCAGCAAGGCTCCGATTGTTGTCGGCTCACTCCTTTCATGGGTCATCGTGCCGTTTATAAAGCTTGAGCCGCCGTATAAGGAATTGAAGGAATTAATCCGCAAGATGATTGAGTGGTGGGATGAGAATTCAAAACCCAGAGAGAGAATCGGCGAGGTTATTGAGATCAAGGGCATGAGGTCCTTTCTTGAGGCTATCGGCGTTCCGCCAAGCCCGGCTCAGGTTAAATGGCCGAGGAAAGATCCGTTCATCTTCTTTAAGGATGAGGATTTTGAAAAAGTTTACAAAAAAGGCAAATATTAA